The following proteins are co-located in the Sphingomonas panacis genome:
- a CDS encoding thymidylate synthase: protein MQQYLDLMRRVLDTGAEQMDRTGTGTQSVFGHQMRFDLAQGFPVLTTKKLHLRSIIVELLWFLRGDTNVQWLRDRKVSIWDEWADEDGDLGPVYGKQWRDWATADGRHIDQIAELIEQIKTNPASRRQIVSAWNPGDLHAMALAPCHCLFQTYVANGRLSLQLYQRSADIFLGVPFNIASYALLTHLLAQQCGLEPGEFIWTGGDCHLYSNHLDQAREQLSRAPGPLPRLEIQRRADSIDGYEYEDFVLHDYVAQPHIKASVAV, encoded by the coding sequence ATGCAGCAATATCTCGATCTGATGAGGCGAGTCCTCGATACCGGCGCGGAGCAGATGGACCGCACCGGCACCGGTACGCAATCGGTGTTCGGCCACCAGATGCGCTTTGATCTCGCGCAGGGATTTCCGGTTCTCACCACCAAGAAATTGCACCTGCGCTCGATCATCGTCGAACTGTTGTGGTTCCTGCGCGGCGACACCAACGTTCAGTGGCTGCGCGACCGCAAGGTGAGCATCTGGGACGAATGGGCCGATGAGGACGGCGATCTCGGCCCGGTCTATGGCAAGCAATGGCGCGACTGGGCGACGGCGGACGGCCGCCACATCGATCAGATCGCCGAACTGATCGAACAGATCAAAACCAACCCCGCCTCACGCCGCCAGATCGTCTCCGCCTGGAACCCCGGCGACCTGCATGCGATGGCCTTGGCGCCGTGTCACTGCCTGTTCCAGACCTATGTCGCGAACGGACGACTATCACTCCAGCTCTACCAGCGCTCGGCCGATATTTTCCTCGGCGTGCCCTTCAACATCGCCAGTTATGCGTTGCTGACCCATCTGCTCGCACAGCAATGCGGGCTGGAGCCGGGCGAGTTCATCTGGACTGGCGGCGACTGCCACCTCTATTCCAACCATCTTGATCAGGCACGCGAGCAGCTTTCCCGCGCGCCGGGGCCGCTGCCACGGCTGGAGATCCAGCGGCGAGCCGACTCGATCGATGGGTACGAGTATGAGGATTTCGTACTGCACGATTATGTCGCGCAGCCACATATCAAGGCATCGGTGGCAGTGTGA
- a CDS encoding bifunctional riboflavin kinase/FAD synthetase produces the protein MERLDGSSVLPAALRGGIVALGNFDGFHLGHQAVVGRAIERARAEGRPALVATFDPHPVRYFKPDAAPFRLTTLDQRERLFAEAGADAMIVFRFDAALAALSAQAFVEQRLIAAIRLGGAVTGEDFTFGKARSGNIDVLTGLGARHGFSVESVSPVTLDGEAVSSSRIRAALTNGDPRGAARLLTRPFTIEGAVIHGAKLGRTIGFPTANLDMGKYLRPTYGIYAVRGRLPDGRVLNGAANLGVRPSFDPPKELLEPYFFDFSGDLYGQTIAVELIEFLRAEAKYDTLDALTDAIAADCDRARTILAQG, from the coding sequence ATGGAGCGGCTTGACGGCAGCTCGGTGCTGCCGGCGGCTCTGCGCGGCGGTATCGTGGCGCTTGGGAATTTCGACGGGTTCCATCTGGGGCACCAGGCCGTGGTCGGCCGAGCGATCGAGCGCGCCCGCGCCGAGGGGCGGCCCGCTTTGGTCGCGACGTTCGATCCGCATCCGGTGCGCTACTTCAAGCCCGATGCCGCACCCTTCCGGCTCACCACGCTCGACCAGCGCGAGCGGCTTTTTGCTGAAGCCGGTGCCGATGCGATGATCGTCTTTCGCTTCGACGCCGCGCTCGCCGCCTTGAGCGCGCAAGCGTTCGTCGAGCAACGGCTGATCGCGGCGATCAGACTGGGTGGTGCGGTGACTGGGGAGGACTTCACCTTCGGCAAGGCACGCAGCGGCAATATTGACGTTCTCACGGGCCTTGGCGCGCGCCATGGCTTCTCGGTCGAATCGGTCTCCCCGGTCACGCTCGACGGTGAAGCGGTTTCGTCGAGCCGCATCCGCGCGGCGCTGACCAACGGTGATCCACGCGGCGCGGCGCGGCTGCTCACCCGCCCGTTCACGATCGAGGGCGCGGTGATTCACGGCGCGAAGTTGGGACGGACGATCGGCTTTCCCACCGCCAATCTGGACATGGGAAAATATCTGCGCCCGACCTACGGCATCTATGCGGTGCGCGGCCGCCTGCCCGATGGGCGTGTGCTCAACGGCGCCGCGAACCTTGGCGTGCGGCCGAGTTTCGATCCGCCCAAGGAATTGCTCGAACCCTATTTCTTCGATTTTTCCGGCGACCTTTACGGGCAGACGATCGCGGTCGAGCTCATCGAATTCCTCCGCGCGGAGGCAAAGTACGACACGCTCGACGCGCTCACGGATGCGATTGCAGCGGATTGCGACAGGGCGCGGACAATACTCGCGCAGGGTTGA
- a CDS encoding RluA family pseudouridine synthase: protein MSETPRNEGDVRSFRVESDDDGIRLDRWFKRHLPDTSFTAVAKWARTGQLRVDGARATPGDRITTGQTIRVPPAEPVRADAPVKRERPPLSDDEIAFARELVIHRDAQAIVLNKPPGLATQGGTKTTEHVDGLLDAYQDDYDGRPKLVHRLDKDTSGALLIARTSRAAAFFSKSFSSRTAKKIYWALVVGVPSIEDGMIELPIAKQPGSGGEKMHVDEAEGAPARTRYRVIELAGTTCAWVELIPYTGRTHQLRVHMAAIGHPIVGDGKYGGQAAFLTGSISRKMHLHSRNLRIDHPDGGVIDVKAELPRHFAESLKHFGFEEMLGDNMPLDTPPPPSKAVKKQQAKQHAKTVRKDRKGERRRRGAPTK from the coding sequence ATGAGCGAGACCCCGAGAAACGAAGGCGACGTTCGCAGCTTCCGCGTCGAATCCGACGACGACGGCATCCGGCTCGATCGCTGGTTCAAGCGGCATCTGCCCGACACCAGCTTCACCGCCGTCGCGAAATGGGCGCGCACCGGGCAGCTCCGTGTCGATGGCGCGCGTGCTACGCCGGGCGACCGTATCACCACCGGCCAGACGATCCGCGTACCACCGGCCGAGCCGGTTCGCGCCGACGCGCCGGTGAAGCGTGAACGTCCGCCGTTAAGCGATGACGAGATCGCCTTCGCGCGCGAACTCGTCATTCACCGCGACGCGCAGGCGATCGTCCTCAACAAGCCGCCCGGCCTCGCCACGCAAGGCGGCACCAAGACGACCGAGCATGTCGACGGACTGCTCGACGCCTATCAGGACGATTACGACGGGCGCCCCAAGCTCGTCCACCGGCTCGACAAGGATACCAGCGGCGCGTTGCTGATCGCGCGCACCAGCCGCGCGGCGGCGTTCTTCTCGAAGTCCTTCTCCTCGCGCACCGCCAAGAAGATTTACTGGGCGCTGGTCGTCGGCGTGCCCTCGATCGAGGACGGCATGATCGAGCTGCCGATCGCCAAACAACCCGGCTCGGGCGGCGAAAAGATGCACGTCGACGAGGCCGAAGGCGCTCCCGCCCGCACGCGCTACCGCGTGATCGAACTCGCCGGCACAACCTGCGCATGGGTCGAGTTGATCCCGTACACGGGGCGCACGCACCAGTTGCGTGTCCATATGGCGGCGATCGGCCATCCGATCGTCGGCGACGGCAAATACGGCGGACAGGCCGCGTTCCTGACCGGGAGCATCAGCCGCAAGATGCACCTCCATTCGCGCAACCTTCGCATCGATCATCCCGATGGCGGCGTGATCGACGTCAAGGCCGAACTGCCGCGCCACTTCGCCGAAAGCCTCAAGCATTTCGGGTTCGAGGAGATGCTCGGCGACAACATGCCGCTCGACACGCCCCCGCCCCCCAGCAAGGCGGTGAAGAAACAGCAGGCCAAGCAACACGCCAAGACGGTGCGCAAGGACCGCAAGGGCGAACGCCGGCGGCGCGGTGCCCCGACCAAATGA
- a CDS encoding OsmC family protein yields MTTRSGSARYEGFGKEGQGHVSTQSGVLSDSPYSFTTRFGEEPGTNPEELIAAAHASCFTMALSFALAQAGYSAGTLETTAKVTVVQADGGFKITRSDLALTATIDGIEPGQFESIAADAKANCPVSKVLNAEITLTHTLNG; encoded by the coding sequence ATGACGACTCGTTCCGGTTCCGCGCGTTACGAAGGCTTTGGCAAGGAGGGTCAGGGCCACGTCTCGACCCAGTCGGGCGTTCTTTCCGATTCGCCGTACAGCTTCACCACCCGCTTCGGCGAGGAACCCGGCACCAACCCGGAAGAGCTGATCGCCGCCGCCCATGCGAGCTGTTTCACGATGGCGCTCAGCTTCGCGCTGGCGCAGGCCGGGTATAGCGCGGGCACGCTCGAGACGACCGCCAAGGTGACGGTTGTGCAAGCTGACGGCGGCTTCAAGATCACCCGTTCGGACCTCGCGCTCACGGCGACGATCGACGGCATCGAACCCGGCCAGTTCGAGAGCATCGCCGCCGACGCCAAGGCGAATTGCCCGGTTTCCAAGGTTCTCAATGCCGAGATCACGCTGACGCACACGCTCAACGGCTGA
- a CDS encoding MaoC family dehydratase yields the protein MSALYLDDLSPGDAWTGTRFVVEEADVVRFAREYDAQPMHIDPEAAASGRFGGLIASGWHVAALVMRDFIANNPFGDTPLLGIGADELRWLKPVRPGATLTARREIVAVRRSASKPQLGTVTMRTTVTDQRGDTVMSMINLMQFPARPA from the coding sequence ATGAGCGCGCTGTACCTCGACGATCTCAGCCCGGGCGACGCCTGGACCGGCACGCGGTTCGTGGTGGAAGAGGCGGACGTGGTGCGGTTCGCACGCGAATACGACGCACAGCCGATGCACATCGACCCGGAGGCCGCCGCCTCCGGGCGATTCGGAGGCCTGATCGCGAGCGGCTGGCACGTCGCCGCGCTGGTGATGCGGGATTTCATCGCAAACAACCCGTTCGGCGACACGCCGTTGCTCGGCATCGGGGCGGACGAACTGCGCTGGCTGAAGCCGGTGCGGCCGGGCGCTACGTTGACCGCACGGCGCGAGATCGTCGCTGTACGGCGCTCCGCCAGCAAGCCGCAGCTTGGCACGGTGACGATGCGGACGACCGTGACCGATCAGCGGGGTGACACGGTTATGAGCATGATCAACCTGATGCAGTTTCCCGCGCGGCCGGCGTGA
- a CDS encoding glycine zipper 2TM domain-containing protein: protein MRKLILAAIAAMTLVPAIPATAQDRQWDNGRPGRDDRDRRGPDGRGPDRRGPDGRGPDRSDWRGNGRGPGRDWRQYRGYDYNRPEPGQRVYYADRYYRDGGYYQPRRLGRYDRIYRGSNGRYYCRRSDGTTGLIVGGLAGGLLGNALSNGRSSTLGTLLGVAGGAALGTSIDRGQVTCR, encoded by the coding sequence ATGCGCAAGCTGATACTCGCTGCCATCGCGGCGATGACGCTGGTCCCCGCCATCCCCGCCACCGCGCAAGATCGCCAATGGGACAATGGCCGCCCCGGCCGAGACGACCGCGACAGACGCGGGCCGGACGGGCGCGGTCCTGACAGACGCGGTCCGGATGGCCGTGGACCCGACCGTTCCGACTGGCGCGGAAACGGGCGCGGTCCCGGTCGCGACTGGCGCCAGTATCGCGGCTACGACTATAACCGGCCCGAACCCGGCCAGCGCGTCTATTACGCCGATCGCTACTATCGCGACGGCGGCTATTACCAGCCACGCCGGCTCGGTCGCTACGACCGGATCTATCGTGGCAGCAACGGCCGCTATTATTGCCGCCGCTCGGACGGCACCACCGGCCTGATCGTCGGCGGTCTCGCCGGCGGATTGCTCGGCAATGCGCTATCGAATGGCCGGTCAAGCACGCTCGGTACATTGCTCGGGGTCGCTGGCGGTGCGGCGCTTGGCACGTCGATCGACCGTGGCCAGGTGACCTGCCGCTGA
- a CDS encoding dihydrofolate reductase, giving the protein MITLVFAHAQNAVIGRDGKLPWHLPADLKRFKALTLGKPMVMGRKTFESFPAPLPGRRHIVLTRDAAWSAPGAEVAHTVGEAFALAGKDMSVIGGAEIFRLVEDRADRAEVTVLHRDYEGDAHFVLDADGWQELAREDHPAEGERPAYSFLTLVPRR; this is encoded by the coding sequence GTGATCACGCTGGTTTTCGCGCATGCGCAGAACGCCGTCATTGGCCGTGACGGCAAACTCCCGTGGCATCTCCCCGCCGACCTGAAGCGGTTCAAGGCACTGACGCTTGGCAAGCCGATGGTGATGGGCCGCAAGACGTTCGAGAGCTTCCCCGCGCCGCTGCCCGGCCGCCGCCATATCGTGCTGACGCGCGACGCGGCTTGGTCGGCGCCGGGCGCGGAGGTGGCGCATACCGTTGGGGAAGCCTTCGCACTCGCCGGCAAGGACATGTCGGTGATCGGTGGCGCAGAGATCTTCCGGCTTGTCGAGGATCGGGCCGACCGCGCCGAAGTGACCGTCCTTCACCGCGACTATGAAGGCGACGCGCATTTCGTACTCGATGCCGACGGATGGCAAGAACTGGCGCGCGAGGATCATCCAGCCGAGGGCGAGCGCCCCGCCTACAGCTTCCTCACGCTCGTACCGCGCCGCTGA
- a CDS encoding HAD-IA family hydrolase, with protein sequence MNRLALFDCDGTLVDSQANICRAVEDTFALHRIDVPERDAIRRIVGLSLVEAMQALLPQAEAAQHDALATDYKARFFEMRSTGALADEPLFDGIIDALDQLGADGWLFGVATGKSDRGLAHVLAKHGLTARFITLQTADRHPSKPHPSMIEQAMADAGAAPETTVMIGDTSYDMLMARAAGTRALGVGWGYHSPHELHAAGAHAVASEVSALTGLMVA encoded by the coding sequence ATGAACCGGCTCGCTCTGTTCGACTGCGACGGCACGCTGGTCGATAGCCAGGCAAATATCTGCCGCGCAGTCGAGGATACGTTCGCGCTGCACCGGATCGACGTGCCGGAACGCGACGCGATCCGGCGGATTGTTGGTCTCAGCCTCGTCGAAGCGATGCAGGCGCTGCTACCGCAGGCGGAGGCGGCGCAGCACGATGCGCTCGCTACCGATTACAAGGCTCGGTTCTTCGAAATGCGCAGCACCGGTGCGCTTGCCGACGAACCGCTCTTCGACGGGATTATCGACGCGCTCGACCAGCTTGGGGCGGACGGCTGGCTGTTTGGGGTGGCGACCGGCAAGTCCGATCGCGGGCTGGCGCATGTTCTCGCGAAACACGGGCTGACCGCGCGTTTCATCACGCTCCAGACCGCCGACCGCCACCCCTCCAAGCCGCACCCGTCGATGATCGAGCAGGCGATGGCGGATGCGGGTGCGGCACCAGAAACGACGGTAATGATCGGCGACACCAGCTACGACATGCTGATGGCGCGGGCTGCCGGCACGCGCGCGCTCGGCGTCGGCTGGGGCTACCATTCGCCGCATGAACTGCACGCGGCGGGCGCGCATGCAGTCGCCAGTGAAGTGTCCGCGCTGACCGGGTTGATGGTGGCATGA
- a CDS encoding ATP12 family chaperone protein yields the protein MKRFWKDVTVDAERGVRLDGKPLRTPGRAPLLLPTHALAEAVADEWRACGETIDPGAMPLTGLGNAAIDRIASDTALFAAGLAAYGESDLLCYRAEDPEELAARQAAAWEPLLDWARRRYDVHFEVVTGIMHRAQPPATLARLGEAVAARGAFELAALSPIVTISGSLIAALALIEGAASPEDVWTAAIVDEEFQADRWGRDPLAENARAVRQRDFDAGVRVLDLLRLA from the coding sequence ATGAAGCGTTTCTGGAAAGACGTGACGGTCGATGCCGAACGCGGCGTCCGGCTCGACGGCAAGCCGCTGCGGACCCCCGGTCGAGCGCCACTGCTGCTGCCCACGCACGCGCTGGCCGAAGCGGTTGCCGACGAATGGCGTGCGTGCGGCGAGACGATCGATCCCGGCGCGATGCCGCTGACCGGACTCGGCAACGCGGCGATCGACCGGATTGCAAGCGATACGGCGCTCTTCGCGGCGGGTCTCGCGGCGTATGGCGAAAGCGACCTGCTCTGCTACCGCGCCGAAGACCCCGAGGAACTGGCCGCGCGGCAGGCGGCGGCGTGGGAGCCGCTGCTGGATTGGGCGCGCCGTCGCTACGATGTGCATTTCGAGGTTGTCACCGGCATCATGCACCGCGCGCAACCGCCCGCGACGCTGGCACGGCTTGGCGAGGCGGTTGCGGCGCGCGGCGCGTTCGAACTGGCCGCGCTGTCGCCGATCGTGACGATCAGCGGCTCGCTGATCGCGGCGCTCGCGCTGATCGAGGGGGCGGCAAGCCCGGAAGATGTGTGGACGGCGGCGATCGTCGACGAAGAGTTCCAGGCCGACCGCTGGGGCCGCGACCCGCTTGCCGAGAATGCCCGCGCGGTGCGGCAACGCGATTTCGACGCGGGCGTTCGCGTGCTGGATTTGCTGCGTCTGGCGTGA
- the prfB gene encoding peptide chain release factor 2, whose protein sequence is MRAEAQAHIDSIKDSLALLRRFLDWDRALRRLDELNARVEDPTLWNDAKAAQEVMRERRRLDEAISATRAIESELSDTAELIEMAEAEGDTEMENEGVAALAALSKRAAEDKVRALLAGEADGNDTYVEVNAGAGGTESQDWAGMLQRMYSRWAERHGLKVELVDHHSGEQAGIKSATLLLKGENAYGYAKTESGVHRLVRISPYDSAARRHTSFASVWVYPVIDDNIDVQYNESDLRIDTYRASGAGGQHINTTDSAVRITHIPTGIVVQCQNQRSQHKNKAEAYNQLRAKLYERELQIREAAASAENASKTDIGWGHQIRSYVLQPYQLVKDLRTGVTSTSPSDVLDGDLDAFMAAALSQRVTGETVEVEDVD, encoded by the coding sequence ATGCGCGCCGAAGCGCAGGCACATATCGATTCGATCAAGGACTCGCTCGCGCTGCTCCGTCGCTTCCTCGACTGGGACCGCGCTTTGCGCCGGCTCGACGAGCTCAACGCGCGCGTCGAAGACCCGACGTTGTGGAACGACGCGAAGGCGGCGCAGGAGGTGATGCGCGAACGTCGTCGGCTCGACGAGGCGATCAGCGCGACGCGGGCGATCGAGAGCGAGTTGAGCGACACCGCCGAACTGATCGAAATGGCCGAGGCCGAGGGCGACACCGAGATGGAGAACGAGGGCGTCGCCGCGCTCGCCGCCCTGTCGAAGCGTGCCGCCGAGGACAAGGTCAGGGCGCTGCTCGCCGGCGAGGCCGACGGCAACGACACCTATGTCGAGGTCAATGCCGGCGCGGGCGGCACCGAGAGCCAGGATTGGGCCGGCATGCTCCAGCGCATGTATTCGCGCTGGGCCGAGCGCCACGGGCTCAAGGTCGAACTGGTCGATCACCATTCGGGCGAGCAGGCCGGCATCAAATCGGCGACGCTGCTGCTCAAGGGCGAGAACGCTTACGGCTATGCCAAGACCGAAAGCGGCGTTCATCGCCTTGTCCGCATCAGCCCCTACGACAGCGCCGCGCGCCGCCACACCTCGTTCGCGAGCGTGTGGGTCTATCCGGTGATCGACGACAATATCGACGTGCAGTATAACGAGAGCGACCTGCGCATCGACACATACCGCGCCTCAGGCGCTGGCGGGCAGCACATCAACACGACCGATTCGGCGGTGCGTATCACGCACATTCCGACCGGGATCGTCGTGCAGTGCCAGAACCAGCGTTCGCAGCACAAGAACAAGGCCGAGGCGTACAACCAGCTCCGCGCCAAACTCTACGAGCGCGAATTGCAGATCCGCGAAGCCGCCGCGAGTGCGGAGAACGCGAGCAAGACCGATATCGGCTGGGGCCACCAGATCCGCTCCTACGTGCTTCAGCCCTATCAGTTGGTGAAGGATTTGCGCACCGGCGTCACTTCTACCAGCCCGTCCGACGTGCTCGACGGCGATCTCGACGCGTTCATGGCCGCCGCGCTCTCGCAGCGCGTCACCGGCGAGACGGTCGAGGTCGAAGACGTCGATTGA
- a CDS encoding class I SAM-dependent methyltransferase — protein MGRGNLQGSCLALLALAACTPAAKQQAEGPFPAADRPVARIVSPRWSTEEDRDSRDEAQQVMAKAGIKPGMTVADLGAGEGYYTIRLAARVGKEGRVLAEDIVASVHDALAERVARDRLDNVSVRLGTPADPKLPANSFDRVLMIHMYHEIGQPYEFLWRMRPSLKPSGLVVVLDADRPTQHHGTPPALLKCEFAAVGYVQVERQNLPTAGGYLAMFKAVGPRPEPTTIKACVNR, from the coding sequence ATGGGGCGGGGGAACCTCCAGGGTTCGTGTCTGGCGCTGCTGGCGCTCGCCGCTTGCACCCCTGCGGCGAAGCAACAGGCCGAAGGCCCCTTCCCCGCCGCCGACCGCCCGGTCGCACGGATCGTATCGCCGCGCTGGTCGACCGAGGAGGATCGTGACAGCCGCGACGAAGCGCAGCAGGTGATGGCCAAAGCCGGCATCAAGCCCGGCATGACCGTAGCCGATCTCGGCGCGGGCGAAGGATATTACACGATCCGCCTCGCCGCGCGCGTTGGCAAGGAGGGCCGCGTGCTGGCCGAGGATATCGTCGCCAGCGTCCACGACGCACTGGCGGAACGCGTCGCGCGCGACCGGCTCGACAACGTCAGCGTGCGGCTCGGCACGCCCGCTGATCCGAAACTGCCGGCGAACAGCTTCGACCGCGTGCTGATGATCCACATGTATCACGAGATCGGCCAGCCTTACGAATTCCTGTGGCGGATGCGCCCGTCACTCAAGCCGAGCGGGCTCGTCGTAGTGCTCGACGCTGACCGCCCGACCCAACACCACGGCACACCGCCCGCGCTTCTGAAATGCGAATTCGCAGCGGTGGGCTACGTGCAGGTCGAAAGGCAGAACCTGCCCACCGCGGGCGGCTATCTCGCGATGTTCAAAGCAGTTGGTCCGAGGCCGGAGCCGACGACGATCAAGGCGTGCGTGAATCGGTAA
- a CDS encoding JAB domain-containing protein — protein MELSSIPVAPPRAAFRKLDAEHVAIALFAPIRDLATEVAMFAYVDSDWRLLGVRTRPSNETGTVDVPIRAIVADALVFDAAGVVMAHNHPSGDPTPSEGDRALTRRLARALDGVGVRLIDHLVLAGPETASFRRIGLL, from the coding sequence GTGGAACTGTCATCGATCCCCGTCGCGCCGCCCAGGGCGGCCTTCCGCAAACTCGATGCCGAGCATGTCGCGATCGCGCTGTTCGCGCCGATCCGCGATCTCGCGACCGAGGTCGCGATGTTCGCTTATGTCGATTCCGATTGGCGGCTGCTCGGGGTCCGGACCCGGCCATCGAACGAAACGGGCACGGTCGACGTGCCGATTCGCGCGATCGTCGCGGATGCATTGGTCTTCGACGCGGCCGGCGTGGTGATGGCGCACAACCACCCAAGCGGTGATCCGACGCCCAGCGAAGGTGACCGCGCGCTCACGCGGCGGCTGGCACGAGCGCTCGATGGGGTGGGCGTGCGACTGATCGACCATCTCGTGCTCGCAGGCCCCGAGACCGCGAGTTTCCGGCGCATCGGGTTGCTATGA